One stretch of Caldilineales bacterium DNA includes these proteins:
- a CDS encoding peptidylprolyl isomerase, with product MARYTQAPSLQIDLKKNYTATIKTNKGDMKLTLHAAQAPVTVNNFVFLAREGFYDGVTFHRVIADFMIQGGDPTGTGRGDAGYKFRDEFAPGLKHDGPGVLSMANAGPNTNGSQFFITHVATPWLDNKHSVFGRLIDGRDVLFAIEQGDMIDSIDIDEF from the coding sequence ATGGCCCGCTACACTCAAGCACCCTCTCTCCAAATTGACCTCAAGAAGAACTACACCGCCACCATCAAGACGAACAAAGGCGATATGAAGCTGACGCTCCATGCCGCCCAGGCGCCGGTGACAGTCAACAACTTCGTCTTCCTCGCCCGCGAGGGTTTCTACGATGGCGTCACCTTCCATCGCGTAATCGCCGATTTCATGATCCAGGGCGGCGACCCAACCGGAACCGGACGCGGCGATGCCGGCTACAAGTTCCGCGATGAATTCGCCCCCGGCCTGAAGCACGATGGCCCTGGCGTCCTCAGCATGGCCAACGCTGGTCCCAACACCAACGGCAGCCAATTCTTCATCACCCACGTCGCCACCCCCTGGCTCGACAACAAACACAGCGTCTTTGGCCGCCTGATCGACGGGCGAGATGTACTATTTGCCATCGAGCAGGGCGACATGATCGATTCCATCGACATCGATGAGTTCTGA